The Sparus aurata chromosome 14, fSpaAur1.1, whole genome shotgun sequence region ATCACCTGAGCTCAGTGTTctccagtgacatcactgataACAGAACCCTGACAGAACCAAATCCAGCTATGTGgatcactctgtgtgtgtgttagaacTCAGCCTTATTGTTCAACTAAATCATTAAAAGATAAAACTCACATTTAGTTCAATCAATAATACAAACAGTAGAGTCAGAACTTCTGATGCTGCACCAGTTTAACTTCTGTCCTTTTTCAGTCCATTCGAGGTCCAGGTGAGTGAGGAGGCGGGGCCTCAGAAGGTGAGGGCCTGGGGTCCAGGTCTGGAGACCGGCATGGTGGGGAAGAGTGCTGACTTTGTGGTGGAGGCCATCGGCACGGAGGTGGGAACGCTCGGTACGTCACGACAACTCACCTGCTGCACACAGTGATTGACAGGTGGCCAGGGGCGGGGCTTAAAGATGGCACCTGGTGATCTGAAGCGTTGTgtggaaagaaacaaacagacctcAGAGGACGAACCCTGAAGAGTCTTCAGGACTTTTCCTTCTGCAGCATCTCACAAAACTTTAAGTtccatgaaacattttaatttttggggaTTCTTTCTGcattatttaatgtgttttaaaataaagtcacaCAGCTGGCTccaaaaaatacaatacataatGTTTGACAAAAACATCCTGCAGGTGTGGCTGTGAGTGAAGACGTCGGCATCACTGGTGTTGCCGGCGTTTTCACCAATGTCTTCCCAATAACAAACTCCTCCTGAACTAGGAGTACGTAACTTCCTTCATGGCGTCAGTGTTAGCCGGGCGTATGCGGGCTCTCTGGGTGAAGCCTCATCAGGAGATGATCTCTGATCTCTGGCTGCAGGTTTCTCCATCGAGGGTCCTTCTCAGGCGAAGATCGAGTGTGACGATAAAGGTGACGGGTCATGTGACGTTCGGTACTGGCCGACTGAGGCGGGCGACTACGCTGTGCACGTCATCTGTGACGACGAGGACATCAAGGACAGTCCCTTCATGGCTCACATTCTGCCGGCTGCCAATGACGTCTTCCCGGAGAACGTGAGAGCAGAACCTCCCTGATTTGAACAGAATTTCACAGATACTTAATTCTGAAACGTGATGTGTGAGTATTTTCTCCCCCTCAGGTGAAGTGTTACGGTCCAGGTCTGGAGCCGCTGGGCTGCATCGTCAACAAACCTGCTGATTTCACCATCGACACCCACGGAGCCGGCCGAGGAGAGCTGAAGCTCTACGCTCAGGTCAGAACTCCTGTGTGACGTTCTTTGATCCTTCACTGCCAGAAAGACGATGAAAAGTTGGAGTGTGAAGTTCAATATTTGCCTCTGTGTTGCTTATTATTGTAGTTAGCTGTATTTTGTGTGGCGGTgagtgaagtgtgtgtttgtgcttgcaGGATGCAGAAGGTTTCCCCATCGACATACAGATCACTGATAAGGGCGACAGCACCTACTTCTGCGTTTACATTCCCACTAAACCCATCAaacacaccatcatcatcacctggGGAGACGTCAACGTGCCCAGCAGCCCCTTCAGGGTAAACCACAGCTGCACACTCAGCTCTGAATCATTAGTGTGATATTAATGCATTAAATCAGGGTGAATTCAGCAGTGTGTATGAAGATGTTATATGACAGACTGATCAAATTAAAGAACACATTTAGCAGAACAAAGTAAAGAGCACAGCTTCACTCAGGATCTGGATCTCTCGTCTCCACGCCGTAGCTGTGATGCAGACTGCTGCTAAGAGACGAAACATggttgctgttgtgtgtttaaacattttctaCTCAAGTGTTGAAGCACTTTGCATCTCGTGCACCAGGTGGCGATCGGAGAAGGCAGCCATCCAGAGAACGTGAAGGTTTACGGTCCAGGTGTGGAGAAGTCGGGACTGAAGGCCAACGAGCCCACATACTTCACGGTGGACTGCAGCGAGGCCGGACAGGGTGAGATGATCCAGATCACACCTGGGTCACGTCTCTGTCCTCATATTTGTCTTGTTATGTTCATTTTAGAAAAGCAGCTGAAGTCTGACATGAGTACGGTTTATTATCTCTGCATCACCTGCAGGTGACGTCAGCATTGGGATCAAGTGTGCTCCAGGTGTGGTCGGGCCTGCAGAGGCCGACATCGACTTTGACATCATCAAAAACGACAACGACACGTTCACAGTGAAGTACACGCCTCCGGGAGCCGGGCAGTACACCATCATGGTTCTGTTCGCTGACCAGGTGAGAGCTCGGACTGACAAACTGCTTCTGGAAACATGTTCTGTCAAAACGAGATGTTTAACAAACCTCCCGCCTTTAatgttggaacaggaaatcCCCATCAGCCCCTTCAGAATAAAGGTGGATCCTTCCCACGATGCAGCTAAAGTCCGAGCAGAAGGACCAGGACTCAACAAGACGGGTAAACCAGAACGTGACAGAATCATTTTTCAGAGACagaatgttttaatgttgtgacgACTATTAGAGGAATCCATACATCTCCTCAAGGTTACAGTGGTGTCGTCTCAGcgctcagcagagactctggttctggttctggttctggttctctctctcctctctgttttcatcGACTTTGTGTGAAACCTCGATGCACGAAAAATATAGTTCACTCTCTGAGGAAACCTATTTTTCCACAGTGGGTGGAGGGAACACACCATCAGGAGTTTTACCCCGGCCTGTATTTGGGACCCAGCTTTGATTTAAGAACATACAgcaattaaagaaaaatagttaaataaaaatgtaataaaggtTTTGTTGAGCAGAGACTCCAACAAATGTCTCACTGTCAGGATTTTAGATTCAGAGAAGGCTCTGATGTGagtctgggtgtttattcctgcAGACGCTCTGGATCTTAATAAGCCTCCATGTTACGAGTATttaaactgtgttgttcttGGACTCTGTGCAGGTGTTGAAGTGGGAAAACCGACTCACTTCACTATTTACACAAAAGGAGCCGGGAAAGCCAAACCTGAGGTTCACTTCACTGGAGCAGCTAAAGGCGAGACGGTCCGAGACTTTGAGATCATCGATAACCACGACTACTCGTACACCGTCCGCTACACGGCGGTGCAACAGGTCAGACGACTCCGAGTTCTGATTCATATAACTGAGCTGATTGATGAAGTGATGCTCACTGTAGTCTGTGTCCATCAGGGGAACGTGTCCGTCACTGTGTGTCACGGAGGAGACCCCATCCCCAAGAGTCCGTTCAACATCAGCGTGGCCCCCCCGCTGGACCTCAACAAGGTCAAAGTTCAGGGTCTGAACAACAGTGAGTACCTCTGAGTCTGATCTGAGTTTAATCTTAACGGTTTGGTTCACAACACTGATTCACTGGTTGACTTTATTCACTGGATCGAGCAGAAACAGTCGTCTCGCTCTGGTTCTCTCAACTGATATTTAATGGAACCACTTTCCTGAACTAAACAGTAGAACTGAGCTTCACCTTCTTTACTGAACATGATGTTAAACTTTTTGTTTCCTCAGAAGATGTTTATCAGGACTGACAGTAAAGAGTGCCGAGCGCGACTTCATGACTTCATAACAGAAAGTTGTACAAATATAAAACCCTGAACTTTCTGCTCTATCTGCTCTTGTGTGCCAATCAAAGAGGTGGATGTCGGGAAGGACGAGGAGTTCACGGTCAGTACTCTGGGAGCTGGAGGTCAAGGAAAACTGGATGTCAAGATCACCTCACCGTCACGTCGACCAATCCCCTGCAAGCTGGAGTCGGGCACGGCCAATGAGGTGCACACAGTGAAGTACATTCCCCCTGAGGAGGGGCCGTACAGAGTGGACATCAGCTACGACGGAAACCCTGTACCAGGAAGTCCGTTCACTGTGGAGGGTGTCATGCCCCCCGACCCTTCGAAGGTGAGTTCAGGTGTTTTCCTCAAAGCTTCTTTTAATGTGTCAGAAAGATTTCAGTATTTTCCTTCAGAAGAGCAGCTGTTATACTTAAAGGCTCTCAGAAATGTTGCTAAATCCGTTCAGTTCACGTCCTTTTCAGCAGGAAGCTAATTAATTTAAAGCGATATTTCACCCAAAATCCTTTTGAGTAGGCAACACTCAACGGGTTGGACCAAAACTGGTCAACCTGAAGTTATTAACACCTACAGGAGCCTAACTCTGGTCCTGAAGCTTCATACTGTGACCCTGCTCGCACACTGACATCTCAACAAACTGGCTTTACAGGAAAAACATTGAAAGTACAAGCTGAATAAATATCAGACAATCTTCTAAGCAACGTTTACCTCATCTCAGCAAACCTTACATAGTTATCTTTATTTGAGTTAACTCTTTTGGTTCAGGTGAACCTTTTTCAGTCCAgagaaacctttttttgttcTAGTAACATTCTTGATATTCTTCTGAGTTAGCACCTCAACAGGTTCCTCCACAGTTTAAATCTGAAGAACCTCCAAAGGTTCCTCAAAGATCTGGTGCATGCTGCATTAGCGTCACAAACTTGCCTCTCACCTCTTTTGCGCGTTTACCTTCCAGGTTCGAGCTTACGGTCCAGGTCTTCAGGGCGGCACTGTGGGTAAACCGGCCCCCTTTGCCATTGACACAAAGGGAGCTGGTACTGGTGGTCTGGGCCTGACAGTAGAGGGACCCTGTGAGGCCAAGATCGAATGCCAAGACAACGGTGACGGATCGTGCTCAGTGTCCTACCTGCCCACTGAGCCTGGTGAGTACGCCATCAACATCCTGTTTGCAGACCAGCACATTCCTGGGTCGCCCTTCAAGGCGGTGGTCCAGTCGGTGTTCGACCCCAGCAAGGTGACGGCCAGCGGCCCTGGTCTGGAGCGAGGGAAGGTCAACGAGGACGGATCCTTCACGGTGGACTGCTCTAAGGCCGGAGAGGCCGAGCTCACCATCGAGATCATCTCCGACTCCGGAGCCAAAGCAGAAGTTCACATCCAGAACAACAGTGACGGGACCTACTCCATCACCTACATCCCACAGTTCCATGGCATGTACACCATCACCATCAAATATGGAGGACACCCAGTGCCAAAATTCCCCACCCGACTACAGGTGGACCCCGCCATCGACACCAGTGGGGTGAAGGTCTATGGACCAGGAGTGGAACCCAGAGGTGAGGGTCTAAAGATGCTGCCCAGGAACAAGGTGGACGGAGGTTTATATTAGTGTTATCAGACTGACACCTGATCTTTGATTTACTGCTGAAATCACATTAGATATCTGTTTGGTGTTTGGAAATCCTGTATGTGCAGTTCAAAAGCACTTCACTGATAAACTATGTAAATCTTATTTATTGTTACCCTGATTGGATTTCTTTCACTGTGAGGGTTAGGTCTGCGtcagtgttgctgctgtggaTAAACTGTCAGATCTGGTTCAGAGCCACATGTGGCTGAACTTTAGTTTCCAAACTCTCTGCTGGTCTGTGGTCTGTTTATGACGGAGCGATTGTGTGATCTGGTCTGCATTCGGCTCTCCGTGGTTTAATTACTGGCCTCCTCGACTTCTCAATTATGACAGTTAATAAACTCACAGGAGCACATTTGCAGTTTTATAGGCTACACATTGCTCATTGTGTTGCATTTAGCTGCATTTCATGATCAGTTTTCAAAATCAGCTTcagtttcttctctttctgcagGCGTCCTCAGAGAGGTGACCACACATTTCACAGTGGACGCCCGAGCTCACTACAAGAGCGGCGGCAGCCATATCAAAGCCTGCATCTCCAACCCATCAGGTGTCAACACAGACGCCTACATCACCGACAAAGGCGACGGGACCTACAGGGTGGAGTACACTCCCTACGAGGACGGTGAGACTAGTAGTGTGTTGGTCCACTGAAGGCTGGAGGCAGGAGGTGATGAGAGAGTCTGCTGGATTCAGAACAGGCAGGAGGTGGTCAGCTGCTGTTTTATGGATGTTTTTCCACAGCAACACATTATAATGTTGAACTGAAGTGCACTGTGGTTTTTATAAAGCTTCTGTTTTCCCTCTGCTGCAGTAAAAGGAAAGAGGCGTGCGAGGCATTTGTGGTTTCAGCAATTAAACTAGTTACTGCAGAATGATTTCATCATGTTTAGCAGTCTTAATGTCTAACCTCATGTTGTTTTAAACACAATCCCAATGTGAACACAAGACTCATTTTATGTTATCATGCTAATAGTAGGGCACTAATGGGCTAactttagcatgctagctttaAAGCTAAGCTCAGTAAACTAAgtcaaaaagagggaaaaggacattttccttttatttttttcggcatagacacctttattaagcagtagacagataggaaatatgagagagagagggggatgtgacatgcagcaaaggacctccggccggaatcaaaccggggtcggctgcgtttatggcatgcgctctaaccactcgaccacctgcacgccaagaaaaggacattttccaATAAGATGATCCGCTAACATGCTTATTCTTTAAGTATATGTCAACTATTCTTATTGTAAACATGCATCATGATTATTAAACAAACTATATCTATGCGTGTTAACATgctaataaaacaacatttgataacctgttagctaacgttagcaaccACTTCCTCGCTAAGGTCACAGTTTGTGTGATTACAAGATGattgttcatattttgtgattcatttacaCCTTTCCTGTCGCATTGTGTAACAGTATcaaacagtaacgttagctaggaagtggttgaatgctaacgttagctaattgGTTGTcaagtttgttgttttattttgaaatatggccacatgtccctccagatttatAACCATCAGTTGTCTCtacagttgctgatcaatcagaaaGTTAACTATTTGTTAGATTCACTTTGCTTCACTTACAAtctgaacacagaacaacatttgaGCTTTCTACCcagagtgtgatgtcagagagaAATGGCTGCCAGATGAATATGGTCCATGGTGAAGGTAATTCAAGCCCAACGTAATAGTAATAGTGTTTCAGTATATTTATAGGATTTTCATCCTCACATGGCAAACTGTCCTGAAGAGAGATGCAGGCCAAATAAACAGAGAGGAGGGCAGTAATGCAACCGTGTCTCTGAGAAGAGCTGTAACAGATATTCAGCGTACGATATAGAAATATGTGTTTAAGATTAAATGAATGAGTGTAGACGAGCCGGTCAGAGCTCAGTGAAAGAGTGAAGCAGGGTGAGAGGTGGGAGGGTGAGTGGGTGTATTAATAGCTGGAGTCTGTCTGCTCGCAGCAGATGGTTTTCCACTGATAGTAATGTGTGACATGCTGCAGCccattgcattgtgggacagAAATACTCTCCCCTGTGGAGGCTTCAGTCACACTGAGATTTTAATGGAGCTGATtttttgctgtttgctgtttgcaGCTGTGGTGATCTCTTTTGTGTTACTGTGGCACTATTCGTTCACAACCTTGCTTTTaaaggctaacattagcaacccaTCGCTCAAACACTACCCTCCTATCCTGAAAAGCACAAAAGCAGTTTGGACCGATCTCTGTTGTGGAGCACTTTGTACTTCAGCAGATGAAGGTTCAACTGGATGGTGACACGCAGCTTATAGCTTCCTCCATGTTGGACGGTTTGTTATTGGTTCGATGAAGGTTTAATTAAGGTGGAGTTGTGTCTGATTACACATGATGAAAAATGGGATATTGGGATGTGACGCTGTCATATTGTGTTTGCATCGACACCCATCAACTCTACAGAAACAGTTGTGTTAATCATGCCCCGGACCGGCACATCCCAGCTGTGGTACCGTGACTTCTTGTGTTTTAGCCAGCTGACACGTTTCTATATATGTTATAATTCATGACAATCCTTTATCTTAGTGCTAAGGTTTGacaagctaacatgctaattgTTCCACGTTGAAATAACCTCTTTctctgtccctgtgtgtgtgcaggtttgcATCTGATTGAAGTGTTGTTCGATGAAGTCTCGGTGCCAAAGAGTCCATTCAGGGTGTCGGTGACTGAGGGTTGTGATCCCAGTCGGGTCCGAGCCTACGGTCCCGGCCTGGAGGAAGGACTGGTTAACAAACCGAACCGCTTCACTGTTGAGACCAGGTGATTTTACATGTAACATTCTTGGATTACTATCAGACAAGAATGTTTTGTGTTCGATTCAGTCCATCCAAACTTCCCTCTGATTCCCGCTCTGCCCGGGCTCTTCCTCAGAGGTGCTGGCACTGGAGGTCTTGGCCTGGCCATTGAGGGTCCATCAGAGGCGAAGATGTCATGTAAGGACAACAAAGATGGCAGCTGCAGTGTGGAGTACATCCCCTTCACTCCTGGAGAGTACGACGTCAACATCACCTTCGGAGGCCTTCCTATCCCCGGTGATGACTCAAACTGATCGTCCCGTATTTATGAGAGAAGATTCGCTGCAGATGTTCAGACACAGTGATGACTTAAACTTCTCTTTGTGTTGCAGGAAGCCCATTTCGGGTTCCAGTGCGAGAGCTAGTTGATCCAAGTAAAGTGAGGTGTTCAGGTCCCGGCCTGGGAAGTGGAGTCCGAGCCCACGTCCCTCAGACCTTCACTGTAGACAACAGCAAGGCTGGAGTGGCCCCCTCGNNNNNNNNNNNNNNNNNNNNNNNNNNNNNNNNNNNNNNNNNNNNNNNNNNNNNNNNNNNNNNNNNNNNNNNNNNNNNNNNNNNNNNNNNNNNNNNNNNNNNNNNNNNNNNNNNNNNNNNNNNNNNNNNNNNNNNNNNNNNNNNNNNNNNNNNNNNNNNNNNNNNNNNNNNNNNNNNNNNNNNNNNNNNNNNNNNNNNNNNNNNNNNNNNNNNNNNNNNNNNNNNNNNNNNNNNNNNNNNNNNNNNNNNNNNNNNNNNNNNNNNNNNNNNNNNNNNNNNNNNNNNNNNNNNNNNNNNNNNNNNNNNNNNNNNNNNNNNNNNNNNNNNNNNNNNNNNNNNNNNNNNNNNNNNNNNNNNNNNNNNNNNNNNNNNNNNNNNNNNNNNNNNNNNNNNNNNNNNNNNNNNNNNNNNNNNNNNNNNNNNNNNNNNNNNNNNNNNNNNNNNNNNNNNNNNNNNNNNNNNNNNNNNNNNNNNNNNNNNNNNNNNNNNNNNNNNNNNNNNATGTGTTCCAATCCATCTCTGTTCTGAGATCAGAGGTCAAACAAATCAAGGTGCTTTTCtacacggtgtgtgtgtgtgtgtgtgtgtgtgtgtgtgtgttgaagaagaTGGATGCTGACTCTGACAGCTTCAGTCTGTCAGGTGACATGTTTAAAGTAGGAGGATGGGTAAAAGCCTCGCTGTCTGTTAGCTTCTtctgaacaagaaggtccaaatgatgcagaatgagacagagtttataaagtgtctccaactcaacaactcttaaaatcactacatttgttaatggagtctggtgatgttgtgttactgttgAAAGTGATAGGAAACACACCTATGTGCTTTTAAACgggtgtcctgtgtgtgtgtgtgtgtgtgtgtgtgtgtgtgagctgaatCATGTGCTGTAGCTCTGTTTGTTAGCATTTTAGCTGTTAGCCTTTTAGCTGTTGTAGGTGTCGTTAATTATGAATATGAACTAATCATAACCCTGTTATGTTGTCAGAGCAGCCTCCATCCCATCAGTGTGAACAGTCCTtagtatcacacacacacacacacacatacacacacacacagattatgTTAATCTATAATAAATGTGGCCTCTCATTAAGCGAGaagcgcgcgcgcgtgtgtgtgtgtgtgtgtgtgtgtgtgtgcaggctaTTTGTCGAGCACTTCCTGTTAATGGCGTGGCGAGAAGTTGTTTTGTCACATGGAAGCATAAATGATTCAGAGTCAGCGAGCAcgacatgacacacacacacacacacacacacacacagtttcacacctgattggctgtttgcagttgaactgtaaaatcactgttttgttacctttgtgtgt contains the following coding sequences:
- the LOC115595752 gene encoding filamin-C-like; the protein is MMSNSSYLEPQQLPPQFYQSSADIGEEEEEMPATEKDLAEDAPWKKIQQNTFTRWCNEHLKCVNKRINDLQKDLSDGLKLIGLLEVLSQKKMYRKYHSRPNFRQMKLENVSVALEFLEREHIRLVSIDSKAIVDGNLKLILGLIWTLILHYSISMPMWEDEDDEDAKKLTPKQRLLGWIQNKVPQLPITNFHRDWRDGKALGALVDNCAPGLCPDWETWDPSQPVENAREAMQQADDWLGVPQVIAPEEIVDPNVDEHSVMTYLSQFPKSKLKPGAPLRAKTLHPKRAKAYGPGIEPRGNVVLKPAEFLVETVEAGLGEVLVYVEDPEGHTEEARVIPNNDKNRTYSVVYLPKVEGLHKVKVLFAGQDIDRSPFMVNVSKAMGDPTRVQARGPGLQQAGNVANKPTYFDIYTAGAGAGDVGVIIVDSNGRRDTVEIVLENKGDSIFRCTYVPVLEGPHTVYVTFAGQQIPRSPFTVHISEVSQSVPHPASPVQTGPQSIRTPPSDKTKRGPPPTPPKPRRPTCNPNACRASGRGLQPKGLRVKEVADFKVYTKGAGSGELKVTVKGPKGLEEPVKVLEMESGVYECNYYPITTGKYIVIVTWGGHNIPRSPFEVQVSEEAGPQKVRAWGPGLETGMVGKSADFVVEAIGTEVGTLGFSIEGPSQAKIECDDKGDGSCDVRYWPTEAGDYAVHVICDDEDIKDSPFMAHILPAANDVFPENVKCYGPGLEPLGCIVNKPADFTIDTHGAGRGELKLYAQDAEGFPIDIQITDKGDSTYFCVYIPTKPIKHTIIITWGDVNVPSSPFRVAIGEGSHPENVKVYGPGVEKSGLKANEPTYFTVDCSEAGQGDVSIGIKCAPGVVGPAEADIDFDIIKNDNDTFTVKYTPPGAGQYTIMVLFADQEIPISPFRIKVDPSHDAAKVRAEGPGLNKTGVEVGKPTHFTIYTKGAGKAKPEVHFTGAAKGETVRDFEIIDNHDYSYTVRYTAVQQGNVSVTVCHGGDPIPKSPFNISVAPPLDLNKVKVQGLNNKVDVGKDEEFTVSTLGAGGQGKLDVKITSPSRRPIPCKLESGTANEVHTVKYIPPEEGPYRVDISYDGNPVPGSPFTVEGVMPPDPSKVRAYGPGLQGGTVGKPAPFAIDTKGAGTGGLGLTVEGPCEAKIECQDNGDGSCSVSYLPTEPGEYAINILFADQHIPGSPFKAVVQSVFDPSKVTASGPGLERGKVNEDGSFTVDCSKAGEAELTIEIISDSGAKAEVHIQNNSDGTYSITYIPQFHGMYTITIKYGGHPVPKFPTRLQVDPAIDTSGVKVYGPGVEPRGVLREVTTHFTVDARAHYKSGGSHIKACISNPSGVNTDAYITDKGDGTYRVEYTPYEDGLHLIEVLFDEVSVPKSPFRVSVTEGCDPSRVRAYGPGLEEGLVNKPNRFTVETRGAGTGGLGLAIEGPSEAKMSCKDNKDGSCSVEYIPFTPGEYDVNITFGGLPIPGSPFRVPVRELVDPSKVRCSGPGLGSGVRAHVPQTFTVDNSKAGVA